The Chrysemys picta bellii isolate R12L10 chromosome 12, ASM1138683v2, whole genome shotgun sequence genome has a segment encoding these proteins:
- the LOC135974902 gene encoding histone H4-like, whose translation MSGRGKGGKGLGKGGAKRHRKVLRDNIQGITKPAIRRLARRGGVKRISGLIYEETRGVLKVFLENVIRDAVTYTEHAKRKTVTAMDVVYALKRQGRTLLLTLESRPLPPSLN comes from the coding sequence ATGTCAGGTCGTGGTAAGGGCGGCAAGGGTCTCGGAAAAGGGGGCGCTAAGCGCCATAGGAAGGTGTTGAGGGACAACATCCAGGGCATTACAAAACCCGCTATTCGTCGTTTAGCTCGTCGTGGGGGCGTGAAGCGCATTTCGGGTCTCATTTACGAGGAGACTCGGGGGGTGTTGAAGGTCTTTTTGGAGAATGTGATCAGAGATGCCGTTACTTACACCGAGCATGCGAAGCGGAAGACTGTGACTGCCATGGACGTTGTTTATGCGTTGAAGCGCCAGGGTCGTACTCTCTTGTTGACTCTTGAGAGTCGCCCACTTCCACCTTCATTGAATtag